Proteins from one Limanda limanda unplaced genomic scaffold, fLimLim1.1 SCAFFOLD_181, whole genome shotgun sequence genomic window:
- the LOC132997334 gene encoding uncharacterized protein LOC132997334, with translation MPHEEGQPLNLALSPDSVHGQPEIGLPVLSSTPQKNPHLSPGGQKTSSDGQIPCSSVHTSPNSVHTSSSDVPTSSSDVPTSSSGVHTTSSSGLGHSHPLPSSPVMQNQDNSSQSYNTDITSPLPNQRKCNCKCENVAVRLQELENRVNRLVRAQPSAPSTPKTPRGIPSKLTTSAQKYEHVTKSNKSEHLFHKIIDDYRKFRLGSRTGIKDKDNARQAASHALRFCLYMATGLPPKMVSMDMKFLLQIDKLRMWPLYLTEKGYLPTTVRNMMTNVTLFIRHMKCSFQAVSKVRSPDFDRLLYELKMLQMNVHKHVVVHRQKVMKKKTVQLLEAKKEVTFMKVAKKKIPELLQFLPADGSYGKDHCQLMGYLMGYLSILTGHRAVVFTNMTHDQVMSADCWGGGKKYRVMVDDHKTMSSFGQAAVCLNKMEFEWLKKVAFGNCCLGADDNKYVFHTILGRYIVKPSLYLHMAWVNAGLTGPVNFGQIRSSVSTQAKNHLTEKERKEVAHAMCHDPTTAEKFYVALPDKEMAYQTRKLRMKALKEAFAKSSQVNNDTDDSSSLPDDKSEDTPETSSDDEEVIFDDAPESSSSLSSDEKLTMMNRRNKRLHGISEPKDESSEDEPPSFPAPSSQKSMKKLDFSNDSSVQKRMSHLVVVSPSKCFVRVERMKRSFENFYSYKRKAKCRRLEEGGKAQKLKSTFKKSRLPPLGGREEILETPVEEGVGRGEILEALVEETPLPPRGGGEEIPETLVEEEVGRGQIVKTLVEETPLPPRGVEEEIPETPVEERGGEEEMPETLFEEEVGRGEILEAQVEETPLPTGGGGEEIPETLVEEEVGRGQIVKTLVEETPLPPRGVEEEIPETPVEEGGGEEEMPETPFEEEVDWWAIMEVQLDETPLPPGGEEEIPETPVEDMPETPVINSCAVEDSGNPN, from the exons ATGCCCCATGAGGAAGGGCAGCCGCTCAACCTGGCCCTGAGTCCAGATTCAGTGCATGGTCAACCTGAAATTGGTCTTCCTGTTTTATCAtctaccccccaaaaaaatccacATCTCAGCCCTGGTGGCCAGAAAACCTCCTCCGATGGCCAAATACCCTGCTCCAGTGTCCACACATCCCCCAACAGTGTCCACACATCCTCCTCTGATGTCCCCACATCCTCCTCCGATGTCCCCACATCCTCCTCCGGTGTCCATACAACCTCCTCCAGTGGGCTTGGTCATAGCCATCCTCTGCCTTCCTCACCTGTTATGCAGAACCAAGATAACTCCAGTCAGTCTTATAACACCGATATTACAAGTCCACTTCCGAATCAACGCAAATGCAACTGCAAATGTGAAAACGTTGCAGTGAGATTGCAGGAGCTTGAAAATAGGGTAAACAGACTTGTGAGAGCCCAACCCTCGGCGCCCTCTACACCCAAGACACCCAGAGGCATACCGTCAAAACTAACTACCTCAGCCCAAAAATATGAACATGTGACAAAGTCGAACAAGTCAGAACATTTATTTC ATAAGATCATTGATGACTACAGGAAGTTTCGACTGGGTTCACGGACAGGAATAAAAGATAAGGATAATGCCAGGCAGGCAGCGAGTCATGCACTCCGTTTTTGCCTCTATATGGCTACTGGGCTACCTCCAAAAATGGTCTCAATGGATATGAAGTTCCTTCTCCAGATTGACAAATTGCGCAT GTGGCCACTATACCTCACCGAAAAGGGTTACCTCCCAACTACTGTAAGAAACATGATGACAAATGTCACCCTGTTCATCAGGCACATGAAGTGCTCATTCCAGGCGGTCAGCAAAGTCAGATCTCCTGACTTCGACAGACTCCTCTATGAGCTTAAGATGCTTCAGATGAATGTGCACAAGCACGTGGTTGTCCACCGTCAGAAGGTGATGAAAAAGAAGACAG TTCAACTGCTTGAGGCGAAAAAGGAAGTGACATTTATGAAGGTGGCCAAAAAGAAAATTCCTGAGTTGCTTC AATTCTTACCTGCTGATGGAAGTTATGGTAAGGACCATTGTCAGCTCATGGGCTACCTCATGGGCTATCTGAGCATCCTTACGGGACATCGCGCCGTCGTCTTTACCAACATGACCCATGATCAGGTGATGTCAGCAGACTGCTGGGGTGGTGGCAAGAAGTATAGGGTTATG GTGGATGACCACAAAACTATGAGCTCATTCGGGCAAGCTGCGGTGTGCCTAAACAAGATGGAATTTGAGTGGCTGAAAAAAGTTGCCTTCGGTAACTGCTGCCTTGGTGCGGACGACAACAAATATGTTTTCCACACAATATTAGGCAGGTATATCGTGAAGCCGTCACTCTACCTCCATATGGCTTGGGTGAATGCTGGACTGACGGGGCCAGTCAACTTTGGCCAGATCCGGAGCAGTGTCTCTACGCAG GCCAAGAATCACCTCactgagaaggagaggaaggaggtggcTCATGCGATGTGCCATGACCCCACTACAGCAGAAAAATTCTATGTAGCTCTGCCAGACAAAGAAATGGCATACCAAACCAGAAAACTGAGGATGAAAGCCCTCAAGGAGGCTTTTGCTAAATCCTCGCAAGTTAACAATGACACTGATGACTCCTCATCCTTACCAGATGACAAATCTGAGGATACACCGGAGACAAGCTCAGATGATGAGGAAGTCATCTTTGATGACGCACCTGAGTCAAGCTCATCATTGTCCTCTGACGAGAAGTTGACAATGATGAATAGAAGAAACAAGAGGCTTCATGGGATTTCTGAACCTAAGGACGAATCATCAGAGGATGAGCCCCCATCTTTTCCAGCTCCTTCAAGTCAAAAGTCCATGAAGAAGTTGGACTTTTCAAATGACTCTTCAGTCCAAAAAAGGATGTCACATCTCGTGGTAGTTTCACCTTCCAAGTGTTTTGTGAGGGTGGAACGGATGAAGAGATCTTTTGAAAACTTCTATTCATACAAAAGAAAGGCAAAATGCAGAAGgttggaggaaggaggaaaagcACAAAAGTTGAAATCAACTTTTAAGAAGAGTCGTCTTCCACCCctaggaggaagagaggagattCTGGAAACCCCAGTTGAAGAGGGAGTAGGAAGGGGAGAGATTCTGGAAGCCCTGGTTGAAGAGACTCCTCTTCCacccagaggagggggggaggaaattCCAGAAACCCTGGTTGAAGAGGAAGTAGGAAGGGGGCAGATTGTGAAAACCCTGGTTGAAGAGACTCCTCTTCCAcccagaggagtggaggaggagattccagaaACCCCGgttgaagagagaggaggagaggaggagatgccaGAGACCCTGTTTGAAGAGGAAGTAGGAAGGGGGGAGATTCTGGAAGCTCAGGTTGAAGAGACTCCTCTTCcaacaggaggagggggggaggaaattCCAGAAACCCTGGTTGAAGAGGAAGTAGGAAGGGGGCAGATTGTGAAAACCCTGGTTGAAGAGACTCCTCTTCCAcccagaggagtggaggaggagattccagaaACCCCGgttgaagagggaggaggagaggaggagatgccaGAGACCCCGTTTGAAGAGGAAGTAGACTGGTGGGCGATTATGGAAGTTCAGCTGGATGAGACTCCTCTTccaccaggaggagaggaggagattccagagacCCCAGTTGAAGACATGCCTGAAACCCCAGTCATCAACTCCTGTGCAGTTGAAGATTCGGGAAACCCAAATTGA